A genomic segment from Tuwongella immobilis encodes:
- a CDS encoding PQQ-binding-like beta-propeller repeat protein, producing the protein MSKWLMILGCVAAWVPHATAENWADFRGPTGQGVYTGKPLPLEYGPGKNEVWKTEIPGKGWSTPIVVDGQLVLTTATPGEGRTDQSLRAICVDADSGKILWNVEVFQQKSASSPRIHSKNSYASPSAAWDGERYFVHFGHEGTAALDRNGKILWKQTGLRYAPVHGNGSTPIVVDGKLIFSIDGTDLQALIALSCKTGEVVWKADRNSTADKKFSFATPALVTHQGRTQIVSPASDGVYGIDPATGKELWKLRYSGFSVIPKPVYGKGLVFIATGYGPTSVIAFRPEGTGDITDKAIAWTMKRGAPNTPSMLLDGDALYLVSDAGQASCLEATTGNVIWQERLPGAYSASPILAGDRAYFTSEDGIGSVVRTGRDFEILAKNRMGERTFASFVPVDGSLYVRGDKHLYRFQVRSAASR; encoded by the coding sequence ATGTCGAAATGGTTGATGATCCTGGGATGTGTGGCTGCTTGGGTGCCGCATGCAACTGCGGAAAACTGGGCCGATTTTCGTGGGCCGACTGGTCAGGGTGTCTACACCGGCAAACCGCTGCCATTGGAATACGGACCCGGCAAAAATGAAGTCTGGAAGACCGAAATTCCCGGCAAAGGCTGGTCAACTCCGATTGTCGTGGATGGGCAGCTTGTGCTGACCACCGCCACGCCGGGCGAAGGGCGAACCGATCAATCGCTACGGGCGATTTGCGTCGATGCGGATTCGGGCAAGATTCTTTGGAATGTGGAAGTCTTTCAGCAGAAATCGGCTTCCTCACCCCGCATTCACAGCAAGAATAGCTACGCTAGTCCGAGTGCGGCCTGGGATGGCGAACGCTACTTTGTGCATTTTGGGCACGAAGGCACCGCCGCGCTCGATCGCAACGGCAAAATTCTCTGGAAGCAAACCGGCTTGCGATATGCCCCGGTGCACGGCAACGGCAGCACGCCGATCGTCGTGGATGGCAAGCTCATTTTCAGCATCGATGGCACCGATCTGCAAGCCTTGATCGCGTTGAGCTGCAAGACCGGCGAGGTGGTCTGGAAGGCGGATCGCAATAGCACCGCCGACAAGAAATTTTCCTTCGCCACCCCCGCGCTGGTCACCCATCAGGGCCGCACGCAGATCGTCAGCCCGGCCAGCGATGGCGTTTACGGAATCGACCCCGCGACAGGCAAAGAACTGTGGAAGTTGCGCTACAGTGGCTTCTCGGTGATTCCCAAACCTGTTTATGGCAAAGGACTTGTGTTCATCGCCACTGGATACGGCCCGACATCCGTGATTGCGTTCCGCCCGGAAGGCACCGGCGACATTACCGATAAGGCGATTGCCTGGACGATGAAGCGCGGTGCCCCCAACACGCCGTCGATGCTGCTGGATGGCGATGCCCTCTATCTGGTGTCGGATGCCGGTCAAGCGAGCTGTCTGGAAGCAACGACGGGCAATGTGATTTGGCAAGAACGGCTGCCGGGGGCGTATTCCGCCTCGCCGATTCTCGCCGGAGACCGAGCCTACTTTACCAGCGAAGATGGCATCGGCTCGGTGGTCCGCACCGGGCGCGATTTCGAGATTCTCGCCAAGAATCGCATGGGCGAACGCACCTTCGCTAGCTTTGTTCCGGTGGATGGCTCGCTCTATGTGCGGGGCGATAAGCACCTGTATCGCTTCCAGGTCCGCTCCGCCGCGAGTCGGTAA
- a CDS encoding Hsp20/alpha crystallin family protein, with product MLTHYRRDPLAALFQEANRMQSEVSRLFGRGLFTPEMAVAGPLLNVWEDDHAFYVETDLPGLTLETIDITLTEGNQLTISGDRKPVEVPSAIWHRQERPTGAFSRSVTLPALVDADKVEAVFESGVLKVTLPKSEAAKPRKIAVKSV from the coding sequence ATGTTGACGCATTACCGACGTGATCCGTTAGCTGCTTTGTTTCAAGAAGCCAATCGGATGCAATCCGAAGTGAGTCGCCTGTTCGGGCGTGGTCTGTTCACCCCGGAAATGGCCGTTGCTGGCCCGCTGTTGAATGTGTGGGAAGACGATCACGCGTTTTATGTCGAGACTGATTTGCCGGGGCTGACCCTGGAAACCATTGACATTACCCTGACCGAAGGGAATCAACTGACGATCAGTGGCGATCGCAAACCGGTGGAAGTGCCCTCGGCGATTTGGCATCGGCAGGAACGACCGACCGGAGCATTCTCCCGCTCGGTGACGTTGCCAGCGCTGGTCGATGCGGACAAAGTCGAGGCCGTGTTTGAATCTGGCGTGCTGAAAGTGACGCTGCCCAAGAGCGAAGCCGCCAAACCGCGAAAAATCGCCGTCAAAAGCGTGTAA
- a CDS encoding Hsp20/alpha crystallin family protein — translation MSENSLTKAENSLAPVENHPGATISPRVDILERETELLLIANLPGVKSDDVEVRFENGELTLHGVRSSSHAGKNRLSWEYEVAHYHRSFRLSENIAADQIHADFSNGVLTVHLPKVEAVKPRKITVRSN, via the coding sequence ATGTCTGAGAATTCACTTACGAAAGCGGAGAATTCGTTGGCTCCGGTCGAAAATCATCCTGGGGCAACGATTTCCCCCCGTGTGGATATTTTGGAACGCGAAACGGAATTGCTGCTGATTGCGAATTTGCCCGGCGTGAAATCCGATGATGTGGAGGTTCGCTTTGAAAATGGCGAACTCACGCTGCATGGGGTGCGCTCAAGTTCGCACGCGGGCAAAAATCGGCTCAGTTGGGAATACGAGGTGGCGCATTATCATCGGAGCTTCCGGTTGAGTGAGAACATTGCTGCAGATCAAATTCATGCGGATTTCAGCAACGGTGTGCTGACGGTGCATCTGCCGAAAGTAGAAGCCGTGAAACCGCGAAAGATTACTGTTCGCAGCAACTAA
- a CDS encoding inorganic diphosphatase, with amino-acid sequence MGRRDFLRDYMMIPPGTLMAGVVNMIVEIPKGRRSKFEIDKNTGLIKLDRYLYSSSVYPGDYGFIPQTLAEDGDPSDILVMVNEPTFSGCLIEARVVGLFRMKDKGVNDYKVLAVPNSDPLFGQIRKLEDVPQHFLREVEHFFATYKQLEGATVEPLGWSCAEEGTAEVRSAVERFRASLGTILG; translated from the coding sequence ATGGGGCGACGCGACTTTCTGCGGGATTATATGATGATCCCCCCCGGCACGCTGATGGCTGGGGTGGTGAATATGATCGTCGAAATTCCCAAGGGGCGGCGAAGCAAGTTCGAGATTGACAAGAATACGGGGCTGATCAAACTCGATCGCTACTTGTATAGCTCGTCGGTGTATCCGGGCGATTACGGGTTTATTCCGCAGACGCTCGCCGAAGACGGTGACCCCTCGGATATTCTGGTCATGGTCAATGAGCCGACGTTCTCGGGCTGTTTGATTGAAGCCCGTGTCGTTGGCTTGTTCCGCATGAAGGACAAGGGCGTCAACGACTACAAGGTGCTGGCGGTGCCCAATAGCGATCCGCTGTTCGGTCAGATTCGCAAACTCGAAGATGTGCCGCAACACTTCCTGCGCGAAGTCGAACACTTCTTCGCCACCTACAAGCAGCTCGAAGGGGCCACCGTGGAACCGTTGGGGTGGTCGTGCGCCGAAGAAGGGACCGCCGAAGTGCGATCCGCCGTGGAACGCTTCCGCGCCTCACTCGGGACGATTTTGGGCTAA
- a CDS encoding succinate dehydrogenase/fumarate reductase iron-sulfur subunit codes for MNFTLHVWRQKNASDEGRMVTYPARNISPDMSFLEMLDVVNEDLIHKGEEPIAFDHDCREGICGSCSMMINGTPHGPEKATTTCQLHMRSFEDGEHLYLEPWRARAFPVIKDLVTDRGAFDRIIQSGGYVSVNTGGSPDGNAIPIPKESAETAMDAAACIGCGACVAACKNASAMLFLSAKVSHLGSLPQGQPERKRRVLKMLEQHDKEGFGHCSNQYECEAACPKEISVKFITQLNRDYAVANLFAEERVAE; via the coding sequence ATGAATTTTACACTCCATGTCTGGCGTCAAAAGAACGCCTCCGACGAAGGTCGGATGGTGACCTACCCAGCGCGGAATATCAGCCCAGATATGTCGTTTCTGGAAATGCTCGATGTGGTCAATGAAGACTTGATCCACAAGGGCGAAGAACCGATCGCCTTCGATCACGACTGCCGAGAAGGCATCTGCGGTAGCTGCTCGATGATGATTAACGGCACGCCGCACGGCCCGGAAAAGGCCACCACCACCTGCCAATTGCACATGCGCAGCTTCGAAGACGGCGAGCATCTGTATCTGGAACCGTGGCGGGCCCGCGCATTCCCGGTCATCAAGGATCTGGTGACCGATCGCGGCGCATTCGATCGCATCATTCAGTCGGGTGGCTATGTCTCGGTGAATACCGGCGGTTCGCCCGACGGAAACGCGATTCCCATTCCGAAGGAATCCGCCGAAACGGCCATGGACGCGGCCGCGTGCATCGGTTGTGGCGCGTGTGTGGCGGCCTGCAAGAACGCCTCGGCCATGCTGTTTCTATCGGCGAAGGTCTCGCACTTGGGCAGCCTGCCGCAAGGACAGCCGGAACGCAAACGCCGCGTGCTGAAGATGTTGGAACAGCACGACAAGGAAGGCTTTGGCCACTGCTCCAACCAGTACGAATGCGAAGCGGCTTGCCCCAAGGAAATTAGCGTGAAGTTCATCACGCAGTTGAATCGGGATTACGCCGTGGCCAATTTGTTTGCCGAAGAACGAGTCGCGGAATAA
- a CDS encoding fumarate reductase/succinate dehydrogenase flavoprotein subunit — MNLDAKIPSGPTPQKWTNYRREMKLVNPANKRKYSVIVVGTGLAGASAAATLSELGYDVHSFCFQDSPRRAHSIAAQGGINAAKNYQNDGDSVERLFQDTVKGGDFRSREANVYRLAEVSVQIIDQCVAQGVPFAREYGGRLDNRSFGGAQVSRTFYCRGQTGQQLLLGAYQALSKQISYGKVKMHPRTEMLDLVVTDDGQGNKRARGIVVRDLRTGKIESYSADAVVLATGGYSNAFFLSTNAAGCNVTATYRAHRRGALFANPCYTQIHPTCIPVSGDHQSKLTLMSESLRNDGRIWVPKNASDKRHPSQIADSERDYFLERMYPSYGNLAPRDISSRAAKKVCDEGRGVGPGGYGVYLDFADAIKRIGRKSVESKYGNLFDMYERITGENAYEQPMRIYPALHYTMGGLWVDYNLMSNINGLFVIGEANFSDHGANRLGASALMQGLADGYFILPYTLTNYFATNKSDRLPTSHAEFRAAEESVTLQIKKFLSTKGKKTPIEFHREIGKLLWDKCGMARTDQSLRDALSKIPAIREEFYSSIAVPGSGDELNQSLERAGRVADFLDFGELMCRDALTRAESCGAHFREEFQMEDGEAKRNDEEFCHVAAWQYHGQDKPAELVKEPLAFEHAHLAIRSYK, encoded by the coding sequence ATGAATCTCGATGCCAAAATTCCCTCGGGTCCCACCCCCCAGAAGTGGACGAATTATCGCCGCGAGATGAAGCTGGTCAACCCGGCCAACAAGCGCAAGTATAGCGTCATCGTCGTTGGCACGGGTTTGGCGGGCGCATCGGCAGCGGCCACGCTCTCCGAACTGGGCTACGATGTCCATTCGTTCTGCTTCCAAGACTCCCCGCGTCGGGCGCACTCCATCGCCGCGCAAGGGGGCATCAACGCCGCCAAGAATTATCAAAACGATGGCGATAGCGTCGAACGATTGTTCCAAGACACGGTCAAGGGCGGCGACTTCCGTTCCCGCGAGGCCAACGTCTATCGATTGGCCGAAGTCAGCGTCCAAATCATCGATCAATGCGTCGCCCAAGGTGTCCCGTTCGCGCGGGAGTACGGCGGCCGACTCGATAACCGCTCCTTCGGCGGTGCCCAAGTTTCGCGGACCTTCTATTGCCGTGGACAGACCGGTCAACAACTGTTGCTCGGTGCCTATCAGGCGCTGTCCAAGCAGATCTCCTACGGCAAAGTGAAGATGCACCCGCGTACCGAAATGCTCGATCTCGTCGTCACCGACGATGGTCAGGGCAACAAGCGCGCACGCGGCATCGTCGTCCGTGATCTGCGTACCGGCAAGATTGAATCGTATTCCGCGGATGCCGTCGTGCTGGCGACGGGTGGATATTCCAACGCGTTCTTCCTGTCCACGAATGCGGCAGGCTGCAACGTCACGGCCACCTATCGCGCCCATCGTCGCGGTGCGCTGTTCGCCAACCCGTGCTACACGCAAATTCACCCGACGTGCATTCCGGTTTCTGGCGATCACCAATCCAAGCTGACGCTGATGTCGGAATCGCTGCGGAACGACGGTCGCATCTGGGTGCCCAAGAATGCCAGCGACAAGCGGCATCCCAGCCAAATTGCCGACAGCGAACGGGATTACTTCCTGGAACGCATGTACCCCAGCTACGGCAACCTGGCCCCGCGTGACATTTCGTCCCGTGCCGCCAAGAAGGTTTGCGACGAAGGCCGGGGCGTGGGTCCGGGTGGCTACGGGGTCTACCTCGATTTCGCCGATGCCATCAAGCGAATTGGTCGCAAGAGCGTCGAATCGAAGTATGGCAACCTGTTCGATATGTACGAACGGATCACCGGCGAAAACGCCTACGAACAGCCGATGCGGATCTACCCCGCGCTGCACTACACCATGGGCGGCCTGTGGGTGGACTACAATTTGATGTCCAACATCAACGGTCTGTTCGTGATTGGCGAAGCGAACTTCTCCGATCACGGTGCCAACCGGCTGGGCGCATCGGCGCTGATGCAGGGGCTTGCAGATGGCTACTTCATTCTGCCGTACACACTGACCAACTATTTCGCCACGAACAAGTCGGATCGCCTGCCGACTTCGCACGCGGAATTCCGGGCCGCGGAAGAATCGGTAACGCTGCAAATCAAGAAGTTCCTCTCCACCAAGGGGAAGAAGACGCCGATCGAATTCCACCGCGAAATCGGCAAGTTGCTGTGGGACAAGTGCGGGATGGCACGCACCGATCAGAGCCTCCGCGACGCTCTGAGCAAGATCCCGGCAATCCGCGAAGAATTTTACAGCAGCATCGCGGTTCCGGGCAGTGGCGATGAACTCAACCAATCGTTGGAACGAGCGGGTCGTGTTGCCGACTTCCTCGACTTCGGCGAATTGATGTGCCGCGATGCCCTCACCCGAGCGGAATCGTGCGGTGCCCACTTCCGCGAAGAATTCCAAATGGAAGATGGCGAAGCGAAGCGCAACGACGAAGAATTCTGCCATGTTGCGGCCTGGCAATATCACGGCCAAGACAAACCTGCGGAACTGGTCAAAGAGCCGCTCGCATTCGAGCATGCTCACCTGGCCATTCGCAGCTACAAGTAA
- a CDS encoding succinate dehydrogenase cytochrome b subunit: protein MSKVIRPKQNYPTNQPRPGSPTPMVWLGKLLQSSVGSKILVALTGIALIGFVVGHMAGNLQIFVSQSLINHYAEKLHSLGPILWVIRGVLLAILVTHLTLAIRLKSQSATARPVPYYYHSTIQATWASRYMLSTGIVVGTFLLFHLAHFTVTAVSATVTIENQAVNYSQLRDSEGLRDVYSMVIYGFQKPVVSGLYLVAQLALFFHLTHGAASVFQTLSLNSTRFQSLIRTVAFVLALGLLIGNSSIVLACQLGYLQPNPDVAKTLSAVMGG, encoded by the coding sequence ATGAGCAAAGTGATTCGTCCCAAACAGAATTATCCGACCAACCAACCGCGGCCTGGCAGCCCCACGCCGATGGTTTGGTTGGGCAAACTCCTGCAGTCGAGCGTTGGCAGTAAAATTCTGGTCGCGCTGACGGGCATCGCGCTAATCGGCTTCGTGGTCGGCCACATGGCTGGCAACCTGCAAATCTTCGTCAGTCAGTCGCTTATTAATCATTATGCCGAAAAACTGCACAGTCTGGGTCCCATTCTGTGGGTGATTCGCGGCGTGCTGCTGGCGATTCTGGTCACGCACCTGACGCTCGCGATTCGTCTGAAATCGCAATCGGCCACCGCGCGACCGGTTCCGTATTACTATCACTCGACCATCCAGGCGACCTGGGCGAGCCGCTACATGCTCTCCACCGGGATCGTCGTGGGAACCTTTTTGCTCTTTCACCTGGCCCACTTTACGGTTACGGCGGTGAGTGCCACGGTGACGATTGAAAACCAAGCCGTCAACTATTCGCAACTTCGCGACAGTGAAGGTTTGCGAGATGTGTATTCGATGGTTATCTACGGCTTCCAAAAACCGGTTGTTTCAGGGCTGTATCTGGTTGCCCAACTCGCACTGTTCTTCCATCTGACGCATGGAGCGGCCAGCGTGTTCCAAACGCTGAGCCTGAACAGCACGCGATTCCAGAGCCTGATCCGAACAGTGGCGTTCGTTCTGGCGTTGGGGTTGTTGATCGGCAATAGCTCGATTGTCCTCGCGTGCCAACTGGGTTATCTCCAGCCAAATCCGGATGTAGCCAAGACCTTGTCGGCCGTGATGGGAGGATGA